One Phaseolus vulgaris cultivar G19833 chromosome 11, P. vulgaris v2.0, whole genome shotgun sequence genomic window carries:
- the LOC137824499 gene encoding ras-related protein RABA1f: MGAYRADDDYDYLFKVVLIGDSGVGKSNLLSRFTKNEFSLESKSTIGVEFATRSIHVDDKIVKAQIWDTAGQERYRAITSAYYRGAVGALLVYDVTRHVTFENVERWLKELRDHTDANIVIMLVGNKADLRHLRAVATDDAKAFAERENTFYMETSALESLNVDNAFTEVLTQIYRVVSRKTLEIGDDPAALPKGQTINVGSRDDVSAVKKAGCCSA; this comes from the exons ATGGGTGCGTACAGAGCGGACGATGATTACGACTACTTGTTCAAGGTGGTGTTGATCGGAGATTCCGGCGTTGGGAAATCGAACCTCTTGTCTCGATTCACGAAGAACGAATTCAGCTTGGAATCTAAATCCACCATTGGCGTTGAATTTGCCACCCGCAGCATCCACGTCGATGACAAGATCGTAAAGGCACAAATTTGGGACACCGCGGGCCAAGAAAG ATATCGCGCAATTACAAGTGCCTATTATCGAGGGGCCGTGGGAGCTTTGCTTGTGTATGATGTTACCAGACATGTGACTTTTGAAAACGTGGAGAGATGGTTAAAGGAGCTTCGTGATCACACAGATGCCAACATTGTAATCATGCTTGTAGGGAACAAGGCTGATCTCCGTCACCTAAGAGCCGTGGCCACAGATGACGCGAAGGCGTTTGCTGAGCGAGAAAACACATTTTACATGGAAACATCTGCTCTTGAGTCCTTGAATGTTGACAATGCCTTCACAGAAGTGCTCACTCAGATATATCGTGTTGTTAGTAGGAAAACTCTTGAGATTGGAGATGACCCTGCAGCCTTGCCTAAGGGCCAGACCATCAATGTTGGCAGTAGGGATGATGTCTCAGCTGTTAAAAAGGCTGGATGCTGCTCTGCATAG